The following proteins are encoded in a genomic region of Mycoplasmopsis columbinasalis:
- a CDS encoding phosphopantetheine-binding protein yields MEEKIIAKIQTKTKAKVTPNSTLKELKIDSLDIAELIFDMENELKVTFNDEELTKLQSVQDIVDLVKKTTK; encoded by the coding sequence ATGGAAGAAAAAATTATTGCGAAAATTCAGACTAAAACAAAAGCTAAAGTTACTCCTAATTCAACTTTGAAAGAACTAAAAATCGATTCGCTTGATATCGCTGAATTAATTTTTGATATGGAAAATGAATTAAAAGTTACATTTAATGATGAAGAATTAACTAAACTTCAATCGGTGCAAGATATTGTAGATTTAGTAAAAAAGACGACTAAATAA